A window of Actinomadura viridis genomic DNA:
GGCGTCCAGGTCCGGGCCCGTTCCACGGCGGACGGCCCGTCGGCGGCGATCTCCGCCGCGAAGCCCTCCGCCGCGAGCCGGTCCGCCACCGCCCGCGCGAGGGTCGGCTCGTCTTCGACGACCAGAATGCGCCGTTCGTTCCCAGTCACACGCCGACTTTACGCAGGCCCCGTGGGTGCCTCCGGCGGGAGATGTGGGGGTCCTGTGAAGATCAGGGCCCGATCGGCCAGGTGTGGACGGGCGCGTTGGTGTGCATGTGCCGGACGTAGCTCTGGGTCATCAGCCGCAGCGCCTCGTGCCGCTCGGTGCCGAACGACTCCTCGATCGCCTCGACCGTCGCGATCTGCCAGGACGCGCCGGTCTGCCCGGTGGCGCAGCGCCCCTCGATGATCCCCAGCAGCCGGTCCCGGCGGGACGGGTCGACGCCCCACCGGGTCAGGCCCTCGTGCGCCAGCGGCAGCAGCGTGCGCTGCACCAGCTCGGAGGCGGGCATCTCGCCGACCCCCGGCCAGTAGAGGACGGCGTCGATGCCGTCGCGCGCGGCCCGGTGCAGGTTGTCGGCCGCGGTGGCGAACGACATCCGCGTCCACACCGGGCGCTCCTCCTCGGCCAGCGCCCGCACGAGGCCGTAGTAGAAGGCGCCGTTGGCGACGACGTCCGCGACGGTCGGGCCGGCCGGGAGCACCCGGTTCTCCACGCGCAGGTGGGGCCGCCCGTTGACGACCGCGTAGATCGGGCGGTTCCAGCGGTAGACCGTGCCGTTGTGCAGGCTCAGCTCGGCCAGTTCCGGGATGCCGCCCGCCTCCAGCACCTCCACCGGGTCCTCGTCCTCGCACAGCGGGAGCAGGGAGGGGAAGTAGCGGGTGTTCTCCTCGAACAGGTCGAACACCGACGTGATCCACCGTTCGCCGAACCACACCCGGGGCCGTACGCCCTGGCTCTTCAGCTCGTCCGGCCGGGTGTCGGTGGACTGCTCGAACAGGGTGATGCGGGTCTCGTGCCAGAGCCGGTGCTCGAACAGGAACGGCGAGTTGGCGGCCAGCGCGACCTGCGGCCCGGCGATCGCCTGCGCGGCGTTCCAGTAGTCGCCGAAGTGGTCGGGGCTGACCTGGAGGTGGAACTGGACGCTGGTGCAGGCGGCCTCGGGGGTGATGTTGTCGGCGTGCATCCGCAGCGGCTCGGGCCCGTCCACCGCGATCCGCATCTCCTCGCCCCGCGCGGCGAAGATCTGGTCGTTGAGCATCTTGTAGCGGGCGTTGGACGACAGCGACTCCTCGCCGATGTCCCCGCGGCGCAGCGTGGGCAGGATGCCGACCATCACCAGGTGGGCGCCGACCTCCCGGGCCCGCGCGTCGGCCCGGTTGAGCAGGTCGCGGACCTCGGCCTCCAGCTCGCCGGTGCCGGCCCCGCCCAGCTCCCGCGGGGGGATGTTGATCTCCAGGTTGAACTGGCCGAGCTCGGTGGCCCAGGCCGGATCGGCGATGGCCTTGAGCACGTCGGCGTTGCGCATCAGCGGGTCGCCCATGGCGTCGATCAGGTTGAGCTCGATCTCCAGGCCGATGTGCGGGCGCTCGAAGTCGAACTGCGACTCGCCCAGCATGCGCGCGAGCACGTCGAGGCAGCGCCGGACCTTGTCGCGGTACCGGCGCCGGTCCTCACCACTGATGGTGGTGGGGGTCACATCCCTGCCCATATGTCCCGCCCTGTCGCTTTGATGCTGGTGCTAAGGATCGGATGTCCCGCTGGGCGTCCGCGAAACCCGCGAAGCCGGTTTCGGCCGGACCGATGTGCGGCGAAACGCAGGTCCTGGAACGGTTCGCCCTCCGTTCGCGCGCTCTCGGTACCTTTGTGCGGTGCCAGACGAGGGTCTGACGGGGGACCAAAACGCCGGGCATCGATGAACGGGGGAACCGATGCGGTTGCGACCACGGTCCATCCGCTCGCGCGACACCCTGATCGCCGCCGTGCTCGCGGCGCTGGTGCTCGGCGCGATCGCCGCGGCCACCGACGTGGCGGTGCGCGTCGCCGTCGGCGCCCGCCTGCTGGAGGACACCCAGCGCGCCGGACGCCAGATCAGCGCCGGAGTACGGGACGGAACGCTGACCGGCTCGCGGCTCCCCGACCCCTCGGGCGGCCGGATCCTCGTCCAGGTGGTCGGGCCGGGCGGCCGGATCGTCGCCGCCACCCCCGCCGCCCAGGGCCGCCCGCCGATCAGCCGGCTGTGGCCGACCCGCGACGAGCGCGTCCGCGACCTGATCGAGTGCACCCACCACGGCCCCGGCGGGCGGTGCATGGCGGTGGAGGTCATCCGGCTCACCACCGCGCCCGACTCGCCCGTGGTCTACGCCGCCCGCCCGATGCCCGCCGTCCTGGTGAACGGCCTGCTGGAGATGCTGCTGGCCGGGGCGGTGCT
This region includes:
- a CDS encoding glutamate--cysteine ligase codes for the protein MGRDVTPTTISGEDRRRYRDKVRRCLDVLARMLGESQFDFERPHIGLEIELNLIDAMGDPLMRNADVLKAIADPAWATELGQFNLEINIPPRELGGAGTGELEAEVRDLLNRADARAREVGAHLVMVGILPTLRRGDIGEESLSSNARYKMLNDQIFAARGEEMRIAVDGPEPLRMHADNITPEAACTSVQFHLQVSPDHFGDYWNAAQAIAGPQVALAANSPFLFEHRLWHETRITLFEQSTDTRPDELKSQGVRPRVWFGERWITSVFDLFEENTRYFPSLLPLCEDEDPVEVLEAGGIPELAELSLHNGTVYRWNRPIYAVVNGRPHLRVENRVLPAGPTVADVVANGAFYYGLVRALAEEERPVWTRMSFATAADNLHRAARDGIDAVLYWPGVGEMPASELVQRTLLPLAHEGLTRWGVDPSRRDRLLGIIEGRCATGQTGASWQIATVEAIEESFGTERHEALRLMTQSYVRHMHTNAPVHTWPIGP